Within Bacillus sp. E(2018), the genomic segment CTCTGGATAGCCATAGTTTCCGTGTTCACTAACATCCAGACCGATAATTTCTTCTTCTTCTGAAACGCGAAGACCTTTCATTACTTTTTTCATAGCATATAAAAGAACGAATGAAACAACAAAAGCGTACAACGCTGACACAGATACCCCCATCGCTTGAACGCCAAGCTGCGAGAATCCACCGCCATAGAACAAACCAGGCTTCCCAACCGTAGCAAGTTCTGGTGTCGCGAATAACCCTGTAGATAACGTTCCCCAAACTCCTGCAGCTCCATGAACGCTCAACGCATAGATCGGATCATCTATTTTTAATCTATCGAAAAATTTCACTGAATAGAATACTAAGATTCCTGCAACAAACCCAATTAGAACGGCTGCCCACGTTTCAACGAACGCACAAGAAGCTGTAATCGCAACAAGTCCTGCTAACGCACCATTTAAGATCGTCGGAATATCAGATTTACCCAAAACCATCCAAGAGATAATAAGTGCAGCTACCGCACCTGCACCAGCTGCAAGATTAGTATTTAACGCAACAAATCCGAAGAATCCATCATCAACAACAAAGGTACTCCCGCCATTAAAACCAAACCATCCTACCCAAAGAACGATAACTCCTAATGCTGTATATACTTGGTTGTGACCGAAAATGTTGTTAGACGTACCATTCTTATTAAACTTTCCAATACGCGGTTTCAAGAGCAATGTCGCGGCAAAGGCTGCCATCGCACCTGTTAAATGAACGACTGTCGATCCAGCAAAATCTTGCTTGCCATGTTCCGCTAACCATCCTCCGCCCCAGATCCAATGAGCAACAACCGGATAGACTGCAACTGAGAAAAGAATTGCAAACACGAGATAAGCAGATAATTTTGCTCGTTCAGCAAATCCTCCGAACGCAATCGTTAACGAGATGCCTGCAAACGCAAGTTGAAACATGAAGAATGCTGCTGTTGAATAGGCCATCCCTTCCGCTTGATCACCAGAATAGAAGAAATCTGACAAGCCGATAAAAAAGTTAGAGTTACCACCAAAAATAAATCCATATCCGACTGCCCAAAATACGATTGATGCTAAACCAAATGTAAAGACAGTCTTGCCTGCAATATGTCCTGCATTTTTCATTCGTGTCGATCCCGCTTCAAGTAAGATAAACCCACCTTGCATTAAAATAACAAGAAGTGCACCTAAAATAAGCCAAACACTGTTTAATGAAAACACGATATCTTCCATCTGAACGCCCCCTACTGAACTGTTTCTTTCATTCTATACAGTTCTGGCGTAGATTCTACACCCATGTAAGATTTTCTAACATGGTTTTTCAAAAGAGAAATTATAAAGAGAAAAAGCAAACCTTTCAATGTATAAAGGTTTGCTTCTCTACCTGTCAAAGTACTTTAGATGATGCAGAGTGAGTTCTCATTTGCGCGGCATCACGTTCCGCTCTTTTCCCCCACCATGTTGCAAGCAATGGTCCTGATATGTTGTGCCACACACTAAAGATTGCACTTGGCACGGCAGACAATGGTGAAAAATGAGCCACTGCAAGGGCCGCGCCTAAACCAGAATTCTGCATCCCGACTTCAATGGAAATGGCTTTTTGATCTGCAAAATCCAGCTTCAGACCTTTCGCGATTAGAAAACCGATTAAAAGTCCTAGCACATTGTGAAGAACCACGATAGATATGATTAATAATCCTGTCTCTGCAATTTGTTTTGCGTTGGCGGCTACAACAGCTGATGCTACAGCTACGATTCCAACTACAGATACTAGTGGTAATGCAGCAACGCTTTTTTCAACATGTTTACGAAATAATAATTTTACGATAAGCCCTAAACATATAGGAACGAGTACGATCTGCACGATCGACAGAAGCAAGCTGCTCGCTGAAACTGAGAGCCATTTGCTCGCAAACAGCAGTGTAAGGGCTGGTGTTAAGATCGGGGCGAGTAATGTTGCCACCGATGTTACCGCAACGGATAAGGCGGTGTTACCTTTTGCTAAAAAAGTCATCACGTTTGATGCCGTTCCACCGGGACAGCAACCTACTAAAATCACCCCTACTGCTACTTCTGGCTGTAATTGAAATACCGTAGCTAATCCAAAAGCCAAGAGCGGCATAACCGTATACTGAGCTGCCACGCCAATGAAAACACTCTTTGGAGCTTGAAACACTTCCTTAAAATCATTCAAAGACAGGGTTAGCCCCATCCCGAACATGATAATTCCTAATAAGAGAGGAATATAGGGAGCGATCCATGTGAAGCCTCCTGGAATCAAAAATGCTAGAATGGCGAAAAGAATCACCCAAATGGCAAAGGTGTTGCCTGCTGCCTTACTTACTTTCTCTACAAATCTCATGGTTGTCACTCTCCTTTTTAAGAGAGTATAAACGAGTTATCTGAAATTTCAATGGTTATTTATTAAAAATTTAGAATTATGTGATTATATATGTTTTTTATGTGATGAGACCGTTCTTTTATATGATTGAATCTGTTTTTTATGTGATTCCTTCAAGAATTTATGTGATTATCAATTCTTAGGCTCATCTAATAGAATGAAGCCAGGTGGATACCCCACCTGACTATGTTTACAGAGATATTTTTTGTATGAGCTGGCGCTTTTTACTCATTAACATTTCTAACTCCTGATCAACCTTTTTATACTCATCAGTCCCCGTTTTACAAAAACTAATTTTCCCGATCATTTCCGTAATCTTGTTCTCTACCAAAACTAATTCCTCAGCCAGCTGCTGAGCACCTTCAACTGTAGATCTTTTACTCCGGTTTTCGAGTTCACTAAGTCCAACCTCCATCCTCTTGAGCTGCTGATCCTCAATAACTAGCAATTTATCACACAGCTTTTCAACGAAAAAGCGGTCGTGCGAGACGATGATAAGCGTACCTGAAAACTGCGACAAGGTTTCCTCCAACTGCTCTCGACTCGGTAGATCCAAATGATTTGTCGGTTCATCCAAAATAAGCACATCGTATTCCTGCAATATCATCAGGACCAGTTTAACGCGCGTCCGCTCTCCTAAACTCAAGTGACGGATTGGCTTCGAAAGTTTTCGGTCCTCGATCCCCATGTTAGCAAAGATTGTTCTTGCCTGAGTTAACTGATACTTCTCGTGTAAATCAAAGTATTCATAAACCGTTTTTTCTTCAGGAAGGTCGCTCACATCTTGAGAAAGATAAGCAATATTCATAGATTCACTCTTCCAAATAGACCCCTTCGTTACAGACTCTTCCCCAAGTAACATCTTAATAAATGTTGTCTTCCCCGAACCGTTCGGACCCTGTAATGCTATTCTTTCTCCGTGTTTGATATAAAAGTGACTTTCCTTAAAGAGGATACGATCTCCGTATTGTTTCGCTAAATCACGTGCTTCAATGAGTCTTTTCCCTCTCTTTCCTGTGGAATCAAATTGAAAGAAAACGTCACTTTCTTCTTTCGGCTTATCGATCCCTGTCTTTGAGAGTTCTAGATTCAAACGCTTCAATTTTGACTTAATCTGGTTATCTTTTTTCTTCGCTTTCATCCTTTCATATTCTTTGAGCCCCATCTGTCTGTTCTCAGCTGCCGTTCCTCCCTTACCTGCTTCCCTGTGAGCTTTATCAGACCACGTTTTTAACGTGTTCACTTGCTGCTGAATCATTTGTATTTTTCTTTGTTGTTTCTCATAATCTCTTTGTTGTTGTTGGAATCTGCGCTGTTTCTCTTTTCTATATGCTGAATAGTTTCCTTCGTAAACGGTGAGAATTCCGTCTTCTAGTTCAAAAATTTTCTCTACCGATTGATCAAGAAAGTATCGATCGTGAGAGATGATAATGGCTGCACCGCTATAGTTTTGAACCTCTTCTGTAAGCCAATTGATTCCTTTTAGATCTAAATGATTTGTCGGTTCATCTAAAATTAAGAACTCCGGATTATTTGCCCATATTTTAGCGATAGATACCTTGAGTCGTTCTCCACCACTTAAATGTTGTAATTCATTTTTTTGAAGCAAATGTTTTTGAAGTCCTAACTTCTTACTCGTTCGCAGCAAATCTTCACCTGTTTCCATCAATTCCCGTTCAACATCTAACACATAATCTGTTGATTGTGGTAAATACCCCATGTGCAGATTTTCCGGCCAGGTCGTAATTGATCCATGATCGTGATTGATACATTTCATAAGAATGTTAACGAGCGTTGTTTTCCCACTGCCATTCCATCCTACTAGTCCAATTTTTTCACCTTGCATGATATCAAATGAAATGTCTTTTAAAATTTCTTTATCACCAAATTTTTTCTGCAATCGTTTAACTTGTAATACTGTCGTCATGCAGCACACCTCCTTTTTATTCGTTGAGAGGCCATAAAAAAACCTCCCTGGAGGCCCAGAGAGGTTGGTGAGTTCGCACAATATGGTAAAGACACGTATCCAAAGAAACACAAGAACATGAAGTTCTTTGTGTGAAATCATAAGGTTATGGTACGTGTATACGCAAATGGGCAGACTTATCCTATTCTCCAGGTCTCATTATTTGAGTTAGCCTAAGAAAATAAGAGTTTTCCACATCAGCGTAGTACCGTTCCTTTCCAAAATGACTTCTACTTACAATTGTTAGTATATGGTCGTAAATCATAAATGTCAACGCTTGCATCAAAACGATAAAAAACAAAAGGAAGAAGCCTTCTGCCTCTTCCTTTCATCCATTATTTAATAAAGAAAGTCTTCGTGTTGTACTTCTTGTTGTTTCCAGGTTCGTATTGATTCTCTACATTTTTACTCGCATCGACCGAGAACCAGTTTAACGTTGTTGTCTTTTCAAACGTTAACGTTTCTGGTCCTTCACGTGTACCACTCAATGCTAACTTTTGAGAATTAAACGTTGGACGGCTGCCATCTAACGTGTAGTAAATCGTAGCAGGCTCACTCGTTTTGAAGCTGACTTCAACTTTATCTTCGTGTCTTCCACCATTTGGGGTAATACTTGATTTTGGCGCTTTCTTATCTTTTGAATATTGATACGCCACATCAATAAGTCCTAACAATCCGTTTGAGAACTCCATGGCTTCCTCATGCCCTTCTTCAAACGGTGGCTGAAAACCAACCAGTTCCCAACGTTTTGTTTCTTTGTTCCAAAGATCAGCACCTACTTCAAAATTCCATGCATAGATTCCTTTTTCATACCAGAGGTGATCTGCTGAGTTTCCTGCAGCGGAATAAAGAACATCTGGAATCGGTCCTGTTCGACTCGGAAGAATAACCGTTCCACGATGCTTTTTGATCTCTTTTAGAATATGATCTGATGCTTGCCAATAATAAGCTTCTTCACCAGCAGATGGACGAGGCAATGTTTCACGTTCTGGCGTATACGCACCTGGTGACCACATGAAATAACCGCCATAGCTATGAATGTTCATAGCAAATCTAATGTTTGGATTCTCATCCGTTAACCACACTAGATTTCGGCTTTCTGGTTCAGAATGCTCGCTAGGTCCCGCATATGTGCCACTTAAACAATTCGTTGTTGATGCTCCAACATACCCATCAAAAGCAGAACCCACATCATGGTTTCGATTCAAATCAACGCCCCAAGAATTGCGGTATCCATTATCAGATTGAGTGGGTGAGCAATGATTCGTCATGTTCTTACGCTGTGAATTAAAGTCATAAAAACTATAGTGCCCTCCATCTGGATTCATGGACGGAACAATAAAGATATCAAGATTATCAACCAGTTTCTTGGTCTCTTTATCATGCGAATAGTTTCGTAACAGTCGTTCAGCAGTCTCAACGGAAACCAGTGGTGTTACCCATTCACGAGCGTGTTCTTGTGAGTAACCGAGTACCCCAGGCTTTGAGCCATCTCGGTGTTTCCCGATACGAATCGCTTTAACAGTAAATGGATCACGCGATACAGAAGCTGGTGCTTTTAAATTATCTGATAGGTTGGAAACCCCAGGCTCTACAATTCCATTACCCGCATTGCCACGATAGGTCGTAGCAGAGACAAGATTACTAACTTCTGCATTCAAAAGATCTACAACTTCCTTTGCTGTACTTTTCGCGTTACCTGCAGCATCTGTTGCCAGCGTAACGATGATTTTGCTTCCGCTCGTACCAACAGAAAGAGGAGCACCTGAAGCAGATGCCTTTTTCAATTCAACGCTGATTGCATTTCCGCCTTCATGTCCCCAATCTCTTGACGTCACAACAACAGCTGTGTTTTGCAACGTTCCTATTGTCGCTTGAGCTTGTCTGCGGTAACCGTTCGTCTTGTTCGGCATCTCCACTATTTCAGCGAGCTCTGGATATTCTTTTACCAAGTTTTCAATTCTCGCGTTGATTTCTGTGGGGTCCATATAATGATCAACAAAGTTCTTTACATAATGTTTACCAGGCTTGTCCGGCTTTCCCTCACCTAGCCATTCGGTTACTGAAGACGTAGCTGAACCTCCGAGCGAGCTTTCGATAGTTATATCTTTTGGTATCGCTGTAACTGGCAGCATTAAGGAATGATACAGGTACTCTCCAGCATCTTGAATCTGTTGTAATGTTGCCGTTTTTTCTTCTCCATTCTCTGTCCATTTAGCAGTAAGAATCGTGCTCGTTACTGCACCAGATGTGGATTTGGCTTCAACGTAAAGGAAAGTGTCTGATTGATTCGTGAAGTGATTTGCTCTGAGGATTGTAACTGTTTCTTCAGCAGCTGTTAGCTTTTGTTCTTGCTTAACTGCCATTTTTCTTTCTGTTGCGCGCTGGTTGAGTTGACTTTCTGTGATGAGCGTTTCTTTTACGTTAATTCCATAGAGCTTTAGCATCGTAACTTCAGATGGTGTTACGACCGCATCTACCTCAATTCGTCCATTATGAACATGCATCCTGTGCGTCAGATCGATACCGAGTTCTTCAATCCTCTTCATCGCTTCTTTTGTGTTTGGAACAGCCAACTGAACGAGAGAAACAGATTCTTCTGGCTGTATTTTAAGAGATGAAGCTTCAGCGATTTGGGGCGTTGCACCAGATTCCATTGTCGAAAAGGCTATCCCTGCAACTGTAGATAGTACGAGTGCAGAAGATAGCCATTTCTTACATCTTTTCATAACACTACACCTCCTATGTATATATAAGGTAATTGTATCTTTATTGTCAGAAAATTCAATCATACTTAAGGACGGACATAGAGCATAAGAAAGCCCATCATTTTAACTAGGTTATTTGTTAAAATAGTTAATAAAAGTAAAATATAGTAATTAAGAAGTGGGTAGAAGATCTTACTAGTTAATCTATTTTTTAGTGTTGCTCATTTTAATGGTTATGCTTCACTTCAAACTCTTCATTTAAAACCGCGTACACCTTTAGATCTCGATGCTCTCCTTTTGTAAACATCGCTTTTCTTAACGTACCTTCATATTTCATTCCTAGCTTTTTCATAACTCCTTCAGATCCACCGTTCTCTATAAAACATCTTGCCTGAATTCGTACTAAATTCATGTTCTTAAAACCGTAATTCAGAATTTCCTTACCCGCTTCAGTCGCAATTCCCTGACCCCAATAGTTCTTCGCGATTACATAACCGATCTCAGCGGTTTTATGATTGATCTGCCATGAGACAAAGTCGATCGTACCGATTAATTTGTTGGTTTCTTTTAAAACAATTCCCCAAGGGGCTAATTCACCTTTTCCATATTTACTTTTCACGAACCTGATGAAATCCTTTGTATCCTCTAACGTTTGGTGCACGTCCCAAGTTACATAGCGTGACACTTCAGCATCCGATCCATAGAGGAACATATCTTGTGCATCCTCCAAAGTTAATTTTCTTAATAGAAGACGCCCTGTTTCTAACGTTGGTAAGTTTGTAAATATATTCTTTATTTCCAAAATGGAATCCTCCCTTGCTTCTTTTACCTATTGTATACTTAAATTAAAAAAGGAAAAATATGTCTTTAGTCGAATTTTGGAATAAGGGGGAAATACAATGAAAAAAATGAAGCCTTTTGTTATTCCACTTCTATTCTTCTTGGTTGTTTTTATTGCGTTCACTTTAGAAAATTTAAAGACGGAACAAAAACTACCCATTGATGGTTGGAGCCGGTCATTGCCATTACAAACAGAAAAGATTGGTGAAGTTAAGCCGGTTTTTCAAGAACAAAACGGAATGCAACGTGTATATGTTCCAAAAGAAAATGAAGTTTTGAGTTTTCAAGTTACTGACAAATTAGAGGTAAAAGATAAAATTACGATACCTCTCTCTATCCCAAGTCCTCAAAATTTCTGGGTAAAAGGTGATCAGTTTGTATTCGTCAGGGACAAGCAGCTGATTCACTATGATGGTGAGAAAGAAATTGTTCTTGATCAAGACGTTAGAGGTATGGATTCTAATTCAAACAACATCATTTATTTTAAAGAAAACGAAATTTTGACACTCGATAAGAGTTCATGGAGTGTTCAATCTTTAAAGAAAGTGCCTGAACAAATCTATTCCATTGTTCTAAATGACACATCAGATTCATTCATCAGTGTTCTCAAATCTTCTAAACCAACATCTAAACAAGTGAAGGTTACTTTTTATAAACCTGATAATAAGAACAGCTATAAGGAACACGTTATTCTAGACAAAGAAGAACCGATCTATGACAACCATTTCGGCTTTTACTTTATTGAGGATGGAAATGATGTGACGGTTTATTATTCTCTGTTTAAAAATAACTCTGGAGGTAAGTCATATAAGATCTATCAAGGAACCAACCAATTGAATGCAAGTTCTGATTGGGATTTTTCTATCATGACATTTATAGACAATAAAGGAACGAAGCTTGAAAATCCAAAATTTATACAATATGGCGTTGATGAGAATGGACAGGCAAAAGTAATGTTTACTACGCGCGCATTAAAGTCTAACGAAAAGGAAGCCGTTAATGTGTACGAAGCACAAGCTAATGAAGATGTTTGGAAAACGGAGCTGCGGAGTACAACAAACTATCAGTCCCTTCACCCTTACTGGATTGGCGAAGATTCAGTT encodes:
- a CDS encoding ammonium transporter, with the protein product MEDIVFSLNSVWLILGALLVILMQGGFILLEAGSTRMKNAGHIAGKTVFTFGLASIVFWAVGYGFIFGGNSNFFIGLSDFFYSGDQAEGMAYSTAAFFMFQLAFAGISLTIAFGGFAERAKLSAYLVFAILFSVAVYPVVAHWIWGGGWLAEHGKQDFAGSTVVHLTGAMAAFAATLLLKPRIGKFNKNGTSNNIFGHNQVYTALGVIVLWVGWFGFNGGSTFVVDDGFFGFVALNTNLAAGAGAVAALIISWMVLGKSDIPTILNGALAGLVAITASCAFVETWAAVLIGFVAGILVFYSVKFFDRLKIDDPIYALSVHGAAGVWGTLSTGLFATPELATVGKPGLFYGGGFSQLGVQAMGVSVSALYAFVVSFVLLYAMKKVMKGLRVSEEEEIIGLDVSEHGNYGYPEAFIANEEKNRIAN
- a CDS encoding bile acid:sodium symporter family protein encodes the protein MRFVEKVSKAAGNTFAIWVILFAILAFLIPGGFTWIAPYIPLLLGIIMFGMGLTLSLNDFKEVFQAPKSVFIGVAAQYTVMPLLAFGLATVFQLQPEVAVGVILVGCCPGGTASNVMTFLAKGNTALSVAVTSVATLLAPILTPALTLLFASKWLSVSASSLLLSIVQIVLVPICLGLIVKLLFRKHVEKSVAALPLVSVVGIVAVASAVVAANAKQIAETGLLIISIVVLHNVLGLLIGFLIAKGLKLDFADQKAISIEVGMQNSGLGAALAVAHFSPLSAVPSAIFSVWHNISGPLLATWWGKRAERDAAQMRTHSASSKVL
- the abc-f gene encoding ribosomal protection-like ABC-F family protein, translated to MTTVLQVKRLQKKFGDKEILKDISFDIMQGEKIGLVGWNGSGKTTLVNILMKCINHDHGSITTWPENLHMGYLPQSTDYVLDVERELMETGEDLLRTSKKLGLQKHLLQKNELQHLSGGERLKVSIAKIWANNPEFLILDEPTNHLDLKGINWLTEEVQNYSGAAIIISHDRYFLDQSVEKIFELEDGILTVYEGNYSAYRKEKQRRFQQQQRDYEKQQRKIQMIQQQVNTLKTWSDKAHREAGKGGTAAENRQMGLKEYERMKAKKKDNQIKSKLKRLNLELSKTGIDKPKEESDVFFQFDSTGKRGKRLIEARDLAKQYGDRILFKESHFYIKHGERIALQGPNGSGKTTFIKMLLGEESVTKGSIWKSESMNIAYLSQDVSDLPEEKTVYEYFDLHEKYQLTQARTIFANMGIEDRKLSKPIRHLSLGERTRVKLVLMILQEYDVLILDEPTNHLDLPSREQLEETLSQFSGTLIIVSHDRFFVEKLCDKLLVIEDQQLKRMEVGLSELENRSKRSTVEGAQQLAEELVLVENKITEMIGKISFCKTGTDEYKKVDQELEMLMSKKRQLIQKISL
- a CDS encoding M14 family zinc carboxypeptidase — its product is MKRCKKWLSSALVLSTVAGIAFSTMESGATPQIAEASSLKIQPEESVSLVQLAVPNTKEAMKRIEELGIDLTHRMHVHNGRIEVDAVVTPSEVTMLKLYGINVKETLITESQLNQRATERKMAVKQEQKLTAAEETVTILRANHFTNQSDTFLYVEAKSTSGAVTSTILTAKWTENGEEKTATLQQIQDAGEYLYHSLMLPVTAIPKDITIESSLGGSATSSVTEWLGEGKPDKPGKHYVKNFVDHYMDPTEINARIENLVKEYPELAEIVEMPNKTNGYRRQAQATIGTLQNTAVVVTSRDWGHEGGNAISVELKKASASGAPLSVGTSGSKIIVTLATDAAGNAKSTAKEVVDLLNAEVSNLVSATTYRGNAGNGIVEPGVSNLSDNLKAPASVSRDPFTVKAIRIGKHRDGSKPGVLGYSQEHAREWVTPLVSVETAERLLRNYSHDKETKKLVDNLDIFIVPSMNPDGGHYSFYDFNSQRKNMTNHCSPTQSDNGYRNSWGVDLNRNHDVGSAFDGYVGASTTNCLSGTYAGPSEHSEPESRNLVWLTDENPNIRFAMNIHSYGGYFMWSPGAYTPERETLPRPSAGEEAYYWQASDHILKEIKKHRGTVILPSRTGPIPDVLYSAAGNSADHLWYEKGIYAWNFEVGADLWNKETKRWELVGFQPPFEEGHEEAMEFSNGLLGLIDVAYQYSKDKKAPKSSITPNGGRHEDKVEVSFKTSEPATIYYTLDGSRPTFNSQKLALSGTREGPETLTFEKTTTLNWFSVDASKNVENQYEPGNNKKYNTKTFFIK
- a CDS encoding GNAT family protein; translated protein: MEIKNIFTNLPTLETGRLLLRKLTLEDAQDMFLYGSDAEVSRYVTWDVHQTLEDTKDFIRFVKSKYGKGELAPWGIVLKETNKLIGTIDFVSWQINHKTAEIGYVIAKNYWGQGIATEAGKEILNYGFKNMNLVRIQARCFIENGGSEGVMKKLGMKYEGTLRKAMFTKGEHRDLKVYAVLNEEFEVKHNH